In Streptococcus parasuis, the following proteins share a genomic window:
- a CDS encoding siphovirus Gp157 family protein yields MATLYELTGIFKQIAEMEGIDEETKLDTLESIDWTEQFEEKVENTVKVIKNKEADVDQLKEEIDRLTKRKKSIENDITRLKTGLQGAFEITGHEKVKTLLFTVSLANNQPSVVVDEDLLPKKYFIQTLKPDKTAIKELLKAGKKVKGAVLQESRSLRIR; encoded by the coding sequence ATGGCAACACTATATGAACTAACCGGAATCTTTAAGCAAATTGCAGAAATGGAAGGTATTGATGAAGAAACCAAGCTGGATACGCTTGAGTCTATTGACTGGACGGAACAATTTGAAGAAAAGGTTGAAAACACCGTCAAGGTCATCAAGAACAAAGAAGCTGATGTGGATCAACTCAAAGAAGAAATCGACCGCTTAACCAAACGAAAAAAATCTATTGAAAATGACATCACACGACTCAAAACAGGTCTACAAGGTGCATTTGAAATCACTGGACATGAAAAAGTTAAGACTTTGCTATTTACCGTGAGCTTGGCCAACAATCAACCATCTGTGGTTGTAGATGAAGATCTGCTGCCTAAGAAATATTTTATTCAAACATTGAAACCAGACAAGACAGCTATCAAAGAGTTGCTGAAAGCTGGTAAGAAGGTCAAGGGTGCAGTGTTGCAAGAAAGTAGAAGTTTGAGGATTAGATGA
- a CDS encoding HNH endonuclease signature motif containing protein: MGRKIYTDEIKAFIFKNYKGKTSQEVANLVNGHFGTSFTALQIKRFRGNHKLNSGLTGHFPKGNEPYNKGKKFPNMPPNSGQFKKGNRPHGYQPVGTINMTTDGYLKVKIADPNVWERVHLQVWREHHGPVPKGCIIVFLDGDKTNVDISNLVCVTRADLAQMNKNRYFDNDADTTKAAIGMVQLQRKVKEITNGNTI, translated from the coding sequence ATGGGAAGGAAAATCTATACAGACGAAATTAAGGCCTTTATTTTTAAAAATTACAAGGGCAAGACATCTCAAGAGGTTGCAAATTTAGTGAATGGACATTTCGGAACATCTTTTACAGCACTTCAGATAAAACGTTTCCGCGGAAACCACAAATTAAATTCGGGACTAACAGGTCACTTTCCGAAAGGGAATGAACCGTACAACAAAGGAAAAAAATTTCCGAATATGCCACCAAATAGTGGTCAATTTAAAAAAGGTAACAGGCCGCATGGTTATCAACCTGTAGGGACAATCAACATGACCACAGATGGCTATTTGAAGGTTAAAATTGCTGATCCGAATGTCTGGGAAAGGGTACACCTGCAGGTTTGGAGAGAACATCATGGTCCAGTCCCAAAGGGATGTATCATCGTTTTTTTGGATGGCGACAAAACCAATGTTGATATCTCAAACCTAGTTTGCGTTACCCGAGCTGACCTTGCTCAAATGAATAAGAATAGGTATTTTGATAACGATGCAGACACTACTAAAGCTGCAATTGGGATGGTACAACTACAAAGAAAGGTAAAGGAAATTACAAATGGCAACACTATATGA
- a CDS encoding helix-turn-helix domain-containing protein: MLWKNIERILAEKNLTVYKLCLLAGVGTAQIYNLRDGRVKDLHFETVKKIAKALDVSLDELAKS; the protein is encoded by the coding sequence ATGTTGTGGAAAAATATCGAACGAATTTTGGCTGAAAAAAATTTAACAGTCTATAAGCTTTGTCTGCTTGCTGGAGTCGGCACAGCTCAGATCTACAATCTGCGTGATGGCAGGGTCAAAGATTTGCATTTTGAAACAGTAAAAAAAATCGCCAAGGCTCTTGATGTGAGCCTGGACGAATTAGCAAAAAGCTAA
- a CDS encoding YjzC family protein: MSKNLIKPGTDNQPAGTYQEVGPRGGQVSGGRVVHIDKGDRLPPTQEPGRNWVKQ, translated from the coding sequence ATGAGTAAAAACCTAATCAAACCAGGAACTGACAATCAACCTGCTGGGACATATCAAGAAGTTGGTCCTCGTGGTGGACAAGTTTCTGGCGGACGTGTGGTACACATCGACAAAGGTGATCGCTTACCACCTACTCAAGAACCTGGTCGAAACTGGGTCAAACAATAA
- a CDS encoding XRE family transcriptional regulator → MDEQNLRELIERRYGSVRQFSLKIDMPASTINSILNRGILNSNVDNVLRICTALGIKPDIFSVLLDNNIEQSEILEIYNKLEPTRQEKVLDYAEVQLEEQNKVTSIFEVREDSEDYITDYVEGLVAAGHGTFQEDNLHMEVRLRASDVPEKYDTIAKVAGDSMEPMIKDNDLLFINVTSKVEINDIGIFQINGKNFVKKLKRDYDGRWYLQSLNNSYEEIYLNEDDDIRTIGEVVDIYRG, encoded by the coding sequence ATGGATGAACAAAATTTACGTGAACTTATAGAAAGAAGATACGGTAGCGTTCGTCAATTTTCACTAAAAATTGATATGCCCGCATCCACTATAAATTCAATTTTAAACAGAGGGATTCTTAATTCAAACGTTGATAATGTTTTAAGAATTTGTACAGCACTTGGAATAAAACCTGATATTTTTTCGGTATTGCTAGATAACAACATCGAACAATCTGAAATTCTCGAGATTTACAACAAGCTCGAACCAACTAGACAAGAAAAAGTCCTCGACTATGCCGAGGTACAGTTGGAAGAACAGAATAAGGTTACATCAATCTTTGAAGTTCGTGAGGATTCCGAAGATTACATCACTGACTATGTCGAAGGATTGGTTGCAGCAGGTCATGGCACATTCCAAGAGGACAATCTCCACATGGAAGTAAGACTTCGAGCAAGCGATGTCCCAGAAAAATACGATACAATCGCAAAAGTGGCAGGCGACTCCATGGAGCCAATGATAAAAGATAATGATTTACTCTTTATCAATGTGACAAGTAAGGTGGAAATCAACGACATCGGCATTTTTCAAATCAACGGTAAGAACTTTGTTAAGAAACTTAAACGTGACTATGACGGACGCTGGTACCTACAGAGCCTAAACAATAGCTATGAAGAAATCTACTTGAACGAA